Proteins encoded within one genomic window of Humulus lupulus chromosome 1, drHumLupu1.1, whole genome shotgun sequence:
- the LOC133785727 gene encoding uncharacterized protein LOC133785727 has protein sequence MRESTVAGATGGEVPEQNQDVSQPPRRKATRVTIWEPSSTPRAAIAPAQQGKGKQKLSKHPEPILESSDENDKPTDKVFNLYTNPTTTTPASKKKSNRRQPREGCSDPSVKRARTKDPPAPTPSKETTPPPGPADQNPPAPTDQNPLVVANPSPAAQLDKTLVEAILNSACTSASDRLKKLSRHRIILESFSNSPTMPVDQLLNRGLNELLTGILTVSTSWRRSEEAVAKHAEEIKAVEGRLAEQHKMVEAKHVEELQTAVAKISKLEEELKKKEDSELEISRKEVADLEETNARNLEKYEGATFQCFYMFWKSNPKADFTYLPDPIREAELVKCVARLEEEERAQGSPEISLATGIEGVNEDVGATVNQQPQEPQDPSDAS, from the exons ATGAGGGAATCCACAGTGGCAGGTGCAACTGGGGGAGAAGTTCCTGAGCAAAaccaggatgtgtcacaacccccgaggagGAAGGCTACGAGAGTGACCATCTgggaaccctccagcactccACGAGCAGCTATTGCCCCTGCTCAACAGGGAAAAGGAAAGCAGAAGCTTTCTAAGCACCCCGAGCCTATACTTGAGTCCTCGGatgagaatg ACAAGCCTACTGATAAAGTGTTCAATTTATACACCAACCCTACTACCACTACTCCTGCAAGCAAGAAGAAATCGAACCGGCGCCAGCCCCGAGAAGGCTGTAGTGACCCATCCGTAAAAAGAGCTCGGACGAAGGACCCTCCTGCACCAACTCCTTCGAAAGAGACGACTCCTCCTCCAGGTCCTGCCGACCAGAATCCTCCAGCTCCCACCGACCAGAACCCTCTAGTTGTTGCCAACCCTAGCCCCGCTGCTCAGCTAGATAAAACTCTGGTTGAGGCTATTCTGAACTCCGCCTGCACCTCGGCCAGCGACAGGCTGAAGAAACTGTCCAGACACCGGATTATTTTGGAATCCTTCAGCAACTCCCCCACCATGCCGGTCGACCAGCTTCTTAATCGCGGGCTAAACGAACTACTCACT GGGATTCTGACCGTGAGTACTAGTTGGCGTCGCTCGGAGGAGGCGGTCGCCAAGCATGCTGAAGAAATCAAGGCGGTTGAGGGAAGGCTTGCCGAGCAGCACAAGATGGTTGAGGCTAAGCATGTTGAGGAGTTGCAAACAGCTGTGGCTAAGATctccaagcttgaggaggagctgaagaagaaggaggactcC GAGTTGGAAATCAGCCGCAAAGAGGTTGCTGACCTTGAGGAGACCAATGCTCGCAACCTGGAGAAGTATGAGGGAGCGACCTTCCAGtgcttctacatgttctggaagaGCAATCCCAAGGCGGACTTCACCTACTTACCAGACCCTATAAGGGAGGCTGAGTTGGTGAAGTGTGTTGCTCGGCTGGAAGAGGAGGAGAGGGCTCAGGGATCCCCTGAGATATCTTTAGCAACGGGCATTGAGGGAGTCAATGAAGATGTTGGGGCCACCGTCAACCAGCAACCACAAGAGCCTCAGGATCCTTCTGATGCTTCATAA